Proteins encoded in a region of the Vibrio sp. CB1-14 genome:
- a CDS encoding putative PEP-binding protein: MSYQKEQPQRNTPSGLNVGNVLPSFVEQAPASSLYVSISELIMEKVFFHPGFSAAESELDPVETEAIQALLGEQTAEDFFVSTLVDAITSSITTEHSTICVELNDATSYEMSALLGGKVEADEINPQLGLRGVSRFSSESYQACFALECEVIKTLRSQGHDVSIVVPCVRALSDAAKIIDRLAERGLPRGLNGLKVLFACDTPSAVLLSERLLHYFDGLVLKLESLTQLTLGVDLQHDELAHLYDPQNEAVLALVKQAIAACHQVNKPASLLVDNLSDLPQLAELLQDETKVTVFPVSE, encoded by the coding sequence ATGAGTTACCAAAAAGAACAGCCTCAAAGAAACACGCCATCGGGACTCAACGTCGGCAATGTGTTGCCCAGTTTTGTGGAGCAAGCCCCAGCGTCTTCTCTATATGTATCCATTTCAGAGCTGATTATGGAGAAGGTGTTTTTTCACCCGGGTTTTTCCGCAGCTGAATCGGAACTTGACCCTGTAGAAACAGAAGCCATTCAAGCGCTGCTTGGTGAGCAGACCGCTGAAGACTTCTTTGTTTCCACTCTTGTTGATGCGATCACTTCTTCAATTACGACTGAACATTCTACTATTTGCGTTGAACTCAATGACGCGACCAGTTACGAAATGAGTGCGTTACTAGGCGGTAAAGTGGAAGCGGACGAAATCAACCCACAGCTTGGTTTACGTGGTGTTTCTCGTTTTTCTTCTGAGTCATATCAAGCCTGTTTTGCCCTTGAGTGCGAAGTCATCAAAACATTACGAAGCCAGGGGCATGACGTGTCTATAGTTGTACCCTGCGTACGTGCATTAAGTGATGCAGCTAAGATCATCGATCGCTTGGCAGAACGTGGACTACCACGCGGTCTAAATGGCTTGAAAGTATTGTTTGCGTGTGACACGCCATCAGCGGTTCTGCTATCTGAGCGCTTGCTGCATTACTTTGACGGCTTAGTGCTTAAGCTAGAAAGCTTAACTCAGCTGACGCTCGGTGTTGATTTGCAGCATGATGAGTTAGCTCACCTGTACGACCCGCAAAACGAAGCGGTGTTGGCTTTAGTCAAGCAAGCAATAGCCGCGTGCCATCAAGTTAACAAACCAGCGAGTCTCTTAGTCGACA